One segment of Ascidiaceihabitans donghaensis DNA contains the following:
- a CDS encoding virulence factor SrfC family protein — translation MSQQDALSTRCTDVARLSRAALDWINDPENAQTVEGRTAHLPKVLRKSARRAERLGRAAQTKMSVSVFGPSQAGKSFLVSVLARPNEGRLVADFNGPGGKLDYISQVNPAGDGESTGLVTRFTMSRAPTPDGFPIQLNLLTEADIARTLINSFYEDGDLSEEPPSPDQLAAHFAAHTPKAQSTDVGGLDYEEVFEIADYVQKWISKSAYAFNLGGFWDEAAELAPRMTPEDRGQFLSILWGGYAPLTDLYIKLAKALATINHAEVIYAGLDSLQPRETSIIDVNTLGGLFGPEGEDMLDIQTAAGKNGKLNRAIVTALAAELVFPMEEQPSPFFGETDLLDFPGARNRFEAPLSVTLRNPEEAVTNMLLRGKVAYLFDRYVSNQEITSMLLCVPDSNMETLSLPGLVEQWIDLTHGSTPAERAQNDCILFFVMTKFDKHLGESASGGNESERFERRMDASLLKGFGKLTESWVHKWTDSQAFQNCYWLRNPNYFVEGLIEYDDQERETAIRAEKLARVAELKAGCLQTPSVQTHFKQPERAWDAALTLNDGGVGYLIEELTKVCKPESKLRQITTQIDALAGKVHQELAQFYVSDDVEKRIEEKRLAAAEIIDGLEMTLSHHRFGAFLNALSVDQDAVQDRISRVPSSIRITNAVTSEAPKPAMAAAAPAATRPGAPVRPGAPARPGAPLRPGAPARPSPAPTLDAGDTTKAPPAAQSIRTMTPEAFQADTAIAVWMEGLARFREDDEKLAVFQLNEETAGNLVNEMVHGFSRVDVRDGIMGMLTGISYGLTVDKQAPSAAIVCSERINNFVTMLGARDMLNGKGLVIDLGNGESRPAFERRKGADSADSLPAVPRASAADAWTDWVFALDSLFVENAKDGDAGTVNIEQNIRLGGVLSELSPNVG, via the coding sequence ATTGGATCAACGATCCCGAAAACGCCCAGACCGTAGAAGGGCGCACTGCCCATCTGCCCAAAGTTTTGCGCAAATCTGCCCGTCGCGCAGAACGTCTGGGACGCGCGGCCCAAACCAAGATGAGCGTCAGCGTGTTTGGCCCGTCGCAAGCCGGCAAGTCCTTTTTGGTGTCGGTGCTGGCGCGTCCAAACGAAGGCCGTTTGGTCGCTGATTTCAACGGCCCCGGCGGCAAGCTGGACTACATCAGCCAAGTCAACCCGGCAGGCGACGGCGAATCCACCGGCCTTGTCACCCGCTTCACCATGAGCCGTGCACCCACGCCTGACGGCTTTCCCATCCAGCTGAACCTGCTGACCGAAGCTGATATCGCCCGCACGCTAATCAACAGCTTTTATGAAGACGGGGACCTGTCCGAAGAACCGCCCAGTCCAGACCAGTTGGCCGCGCATTTTGCGGCGCATACCCCCAAAGCCCAAAGCACGGATGTGGGGGGGCTGGATTATGAAGAGGTCTTTGAAATCGCGGATTACGTCCAGAAATGGATCAGCAAATCCGCTTATGCCTTTAACTTGGGCGGTTTCTGGGATGAAGCCGCGGAATTGGCGCCGCGCATGACACCCGAAGATCGCGGGCAATTCTTGTCGATCCTATGGGGCGGATATGCGCCGTTGACGGATTTGTATATCAAGCTTGCGAAGGCGTTGGCGACCATCAACCACGCCGAGGTCATCTACGCAGGGCTCGATTCCCTGCAGCCGCGCGAAACCTCGATTATTGATGTGAATACGCTGGGTGGGCTGTTTGGTCCGGAAGGCGAGGATATGCTGGATATCCAGACGGCCGCGGGCAAAAACGGCAAACTGAACCGTGCCATTGTCACGGCTTTGGCGGCGGAATTGGTGTTTCCCATGGAGGAGCAACCTTCGCCCTTCTTCGGCGAGACAGACTTGCTGGACTTTCCGGGGGCACGCAACCGCTTTGAAGCGCCGCTGTCCGTGACATTGCGCAATCCCGAAGAGGCCGTGACCAACATGCTGTTGCGCGGCAAAGTGGCCTATTTGTTTGACCGCTACGTGTCCAACCAAGAAATCACATCAATGCTTTTGTGTGTGCCGGACAGCAACATGGAAACGCTAAGTCTGCCGGGGCTTGTCGAACAATGGATCGACCTGACGCATGGCAGCACCCCGGCTGAGCGGGCGCAAAACGACTGCATTTTGTTTTTCGTGATGACCAAGTTCGACAAGCATCTGGGTGAAAGCGCGTCGGGCGGCAATGAAAGCGAACGGTTTGAGAGGCGGATGGATGCGTCCTTGCTGAAAGGGTTTGGCAAGTTGACGGAATCGTGGGTTCATAAGTGGACCGACAGCCAAGCGTTCCAGAACTGCTATTGGTTGCGTAACCCGAACTACTTTGTCGAAGGGTTGATCGAATACGACGATCAAGAACGCGAAACGGCCATTCGCGCCGAAAAGCTTGCGCGGGTTGCGGAACTGAAAGCCGGTTGTTTGCAAACGCCATCGGTACAGACGCATTTCAAGCAGCCTGAACGGGCATGGGATGCGGCACTGACCCTGAACGACGGTGGCGTTGGCTATCTGATCGAAGAACTGACCAAAGTGTGCAAACCCGAAAGCAAGCTGCGCCAGATCACCACGCAAATCGACGCGCTGGCTGGCAAAGTCCATCAAGAACTGGCGCAATTCTATGTGTCGGACGATGTGGAAAAGCGGATTGAAGAAAAACGACTGGCCGCAGCAGAAATAATCGACGGGTTGGAAATGACCCTTTCGCATCACCGCTTTGGTGCGTTTTTGAACGCGCTGTCAGTGGATCAGGACGCGGTACAAGACCGCATTTCGCGCGTACCGTCTTCCATTCGGATCACAAACGCCGTGACCAGCGAAGCACCTAAACCGGCCATGGCGGCTGCGGCGCCAGCGGCCACGCGTCCGGGTGCTCCGGTGCGCCCCGGTGCCCCTGCACGACCGGGTGCACCTTTGCGTCCCGGTGCCCCCGCGCGGCCATCACCTGCGCCAACTTTGGATGCGGGTGACACAACAAAAGCGCCACCTGCCGCACAGTCTATTCGCACCATGACCCCCGAAGCCTTTCAAGCCGACACCGCGATTGCCGTTTGGATGGAAGGGCTTGCACGGTTCCGCGAAGACGATGAAAAACTGGCTGTCTTCCAATTGAACGAAGAAACGGCAGGCAATCTGGTGAATGAGATGGTGCATGGCTTTAGCCGTGTGGATGTCCGCGATGGGATCATGGGCATGCTGACAGGGATTTCTTATGGGCTGACAGTGGACAAGCAGGCCCCCTCTGCCGCTATTGTGTGTTCGGAACGGATCAATAATTTTGTCACGATGCTTGGCGCACGCGATATGCTGAACGGGAAGGGTTTGGTGATCGACCTGGGCAATGGTGAAAGCCGTCCCGCGTTCGAGCGCCGCAAAGGGGCGGACAGCGCAGACAGCTTGCCTGCAGTGCCAAGGGCCTCTGCTGCAGATGCTTGGACCGACTGGGTGTTTGCGTTGGATTCACTATTCGTGGAAAACGCCAAAGACGGAGACGCAGGTACCGTAAACATCGAACAGAACATCCGCTTGGGTGGCGTTCTGTCAGAGCTTTCGCCAAATGTGGGATAA
- a CDS encoding vWA domain-containing protein, whose protein sequence is MLSALPHRLTATVAMILMLGTSVMAQDRKPLTLEGTTSIYERVLTRPGIMQHSAPEGPATDTYPAFQPLYVFARNGDWIEVGPSPNASPEGWVREPGTVQWKQNIVGAFTNAAGRSRQLLFDTQPDLEWLMNHEALRDVQERLVAEASAGLTGGERGVVSVEPAEFVNIRDDLYLMPILDFTEALHPLTYDEILMMQVASVPKQAPKNAQTLTTDNAAFDVGIVFVLDTTQSMENYISLTQRVLQNTVRQIEGTEIGKLVNFGVIGFRDNIEAVPELEYRTETLIGLERRRDQTPVLAAIGQATNVARANSPGFNEDSLAGVEDAIDQIDWEQAKGDGDKIDARYVILVTDAGPKDPRDPNSRSEIGTVELQKDAEGRNIVVMTLHLKTPNGAGNHAYAASRYRELSRFAGQEFYFPIEGGSEPAFEGVVTRLVTALTDHVRLVRGEDTVLNNEEAGDKLVELGRAMQLAWLGEQKGTQAPDVIKGWVSNRAVEAPNRLAIEPRLLVTKNEMASMADFLDNMVRIGETAQSSEQSIDFFGQVRGLIADMAQNPDLLVNANADTLGGALEFLDRLPYQSQVLGMSEQRWAESAMMRRSLIDGMRQKLVQYRKWLFDSSVWTPLFDGAPDGEHVFAMPFDVLP, encoded by the coding sequence ATGTTATCCGCGCTGCCACACCGCCTGACCGCCACTGTTGCGATGATCTTGATGCTGGGCACCAGTGTCATGGCGCAGGACCGCAAGCCGCTGACGCTTGAGGGCACGACATCCATTTACGAACGGGTTCTGACCCGTCCCGGCATCATGCAGCACAGTGCACCTGAAGGGCCTGCAACAGACACGTACCCTGCGTTTCAGCCGCTTTATGTTTTTGCCCGCAATGGCGACTGGATCGAAGTCGGGCCCAGCCCAAATGCCTCCCCCGAAGGCTGGGTGCGCGAACCGGGCACCGTGCAGTGGAAGCAAAACATCGTGGGCGCCTTCACAAATGCGGCGGGGCGTAGCCGTCAGTTGTTGTTTGATACGCAGCCGGATCTGGAATGGCTGATGAACCACGAGGCGCTGCGCGACGTCCAAGAACGTCTGGTGGCCGAAGCGTCGGCGGGCCTGACAGGGGGCGAACGTGGTGTGGTTTCGGTGGAACCTGCCGAATTCGTCAATATCCGTGATGATCTGTATCTGATGCCGATTTTGGACTTCACAGAGGCGCTGCACCCGCTGACCTACGATGAAATCCTCATGATGCAGGTGGCTTCGGTACCAAAACAAGCGCCCAAAAACGCACAAACCCTGACCACAGACAACGCCGCTTTTGATGTGGGGATCGTATTTGTTCTGGATACCACGCAGTCGATGGAAAACTATATTTCGCTGACCCAACGTGTGCTGCAAAACACCGTGCGCCAGATTGAAGGAACTGAAATCGGCAAACTGGTGAACTTTGGCGTGATTGGTTTTCGCGACAACATCGAAGCTGTGCCTGAACTGGAATATCGCACCGAAACATTGATCGGATTGGAGAGACGTCGGGATCAAACACCGGTGCTGGCAGCCATTGGGCAAGCCACAAACGTGGCGCGGGCCAATTCGCCGGGGTTCAACGAAGACAGCCTTGCTGGCGTTGAGGATGCCATTGACCAGATTGATTGGGAACAGGCCAAAGGCGACGGCGACAAGATCGACGCGCGCTATGTGATCCTTGTGACCGATGCTGGACCAAAAGACCCCCGTGACCCCAATTCACGCTCAGAAATTGGCACGGTCGAGCTGCAAAAAGATGCTGAAGGCCGCAACATCGTGGTCATGACATTGCACCTGAAAACACCCAACGGGGCTGGCAATCACGCTTACGCTGCCAGCCGGTATCGCGAATTGTCGCGTTTTGCGGGACAGGAATTTTATTTCCCTATCGAAGGCGGATCAGAGCCTGCCTTTGAAGGGGTTGTGACGCGGCTTGTCACCGCTTTGACAGACCACGTGCGCCTTGTGCGTGGCGAAGACACCGTTCTGAACAACGAGGAAGCAGGCGACAAGCTGGTGGAATTGGGCCGTGCTATGCAACTGGCATGGTTGGGTGAGCAAAAAGGCACCCAAGCGCCCGATGTCATCAAGGGCTGGGTGTCAAACCGCGCGGTTGAGGCCCCGAACCGCTTGGCGATTGAACCGCGACTTCTGGTAACAAAGAACGAAATGGCCAGCATGGCGGACTTTCTTGATAATATGGTGCGCATCGGTGAAACGGCGCAGTCCTCCGAACAATCCATCGACTTTTTCGGACAGGTGCGCGGGTTGATTGCGGATATGGCGCAAAACCCTGATCTGTTGGTGAACGCGAATGCGGATACTCTGGGCGGCGCTTTGGAGTTTCTGGACCGCTTGCCTTATCAAAGTCAGGTTTTGGGTATGTCTGAACAGCGGTGGGCCGAAAGCGCCATGATGCGCCGCAGCTTGATTGACGGGATGCGCCAAAAACTGGTGCAGTATCGCAAGTGGCTGTTCGACAGCTCTGTGTGGACGCCGTTGTTTGACGGAGCCCCTGACGGAGAGCATGTGTTTGCGATGCCCTTTGATGTGCTGCCCTGA